One Drechmeria coniospora strain ARSEF 6962 chromosome 01, whole genome shotgun sequence genomic region harbors:
- a CDS encoding glycogen debranching enzyme, with protein sequence MSPRTMTSNEVYLLPLNDDGSPNVAGEYIYLAPRSADPVTVRFAIEGTSSICRHGSLWVNIPPKDHEFRRDSFREFKLKPDFNRTIEISVPIYQPGAFAFYTTYAGLPKLEPHLAVEPSTTDQKLEKTPLYYIDVAPRLRLDGSPLPLPALSMFSLIGKLMGRFPTDWERHFAGIGNRGYNMVHFTPLQVRGESNSPFSLYDQLGWDADCFPQGEADVERMVESLEKNHSLLSLTDIVLNHTANNTMWLQEHPEAGYNLTTAPWLESAYVLDTKLLELSDSMESLGLPLDPASTDDLMRIMAAIKTEVVAKIRLWEFYALDVDRDADAAVEAWTLGKTFQPAADDAGFEETVERLETGNLSAQVDFMRKFSLRGLESLGPRYKRSVDHSVAATMLSFSMGRFEAGNPSAPDKAAARTRMVQVLDALNVDFYKEYDADIDEILEQLYNRLKYVRLDEHGPRLGPITKANPLIETYFTRLPSNATTAKHKPGDLVLVNNGWVWAGNAMVDNAGPSSRVYLRREVIVWGDCVKLRYGSGPDDSPWLWRHMTAYARLLAKHFAGFRIDNCHSTPLHVAEHILDEARRVRPDLYVVAELFTGSEEMDYVFVKRLGLSSLIREAMQAWSTSELSRLVHRHGGRPIGSFEVDNITRSDTGSPPTSPTTTGPDGHLSREIIRQIRPTPVHALFMDCTHDNETPAQKRDARDTLPNAALVCMCSSATGSVMGYDEIYPRLVDLVGEKRTYTSESSASPSVNIGGGKNGIGGVKKLLNQIHTLMGKDGYDETHIHHEEEYITVHRVHPGSRKGYFLIAHTAFPGYGNGNGAFNPVRLTGTRARHLGSWMLEVDASEEATRKTLADEQHLRGLPSRVVDLAGIKMELHGDDTIVTVRDKFPPGSIALFETWIPAAEHSAGLDTYVTSGATAAWSRVDLIDLNFLLYRCEAEEKDSSGGRDGTYDIPGHGKLNYAGLQGWWSLLKNIVRDNNLAHPLCQNLRDGTWALDYIVGRVERMSRTAGHERLEKPAAWLRERFDALRTIPSFLLPRYFGLVLRTAYQASWNRGLELMNASVNEGQWFLQSLAMVSIQQTGMVKSASLWPNKPVPSVAAGLPHFAVEWARCWGRDVFIAIRGLYLGTGRFAEAKEHIHAFASVLKHGMIPNLLSSGDAPRYNARDSIWFFLQAIQDYIHFAPGGASLLGEKVKRRFLPYDDTWFPTDDARAYSKESTVEDVIQEALQRHASGMKYREANAGPQIDSQMSDEGFNQDISVDWSTGLVFGGNQFNCGTWMDKMGESERAGSKGVPGTPRDGAAIEITGLLYSTVAWLATLHKEGKYAYSGVKKTDGTAVSFADWAKLIKGNFERCYYVPVSPDDDARYDVNPRVVNRRGIYKDLYRSGKEYEDYQLRCNFPIAMSVAPSLFDADHAMHALCLADSVLRGPTGMATLDPADLNYRPYYRNSEDSDDFATSKGRNYHQGPEWLWPTGFFLRALLKFDLKRRTTSEGRVEAFQQVTRRLSGCKAMIGDSVWAGLAELTQKNGEHCHDSCPTQAWSAGCLIDLYMDALEEQQAIRASAQMLHGLPNTGKTATLDIAQR encoded by the exons ATGAGCCCCAGAACCATGACGTCCAACGAGGTGTATCTGCTGCCgctcaacgacgacggctcgccaaacgtcgccggcgagtaCATTTACCTCGCCCCCCGATCCGCCGACCCCGTCACCGTTCGCTTCGCCATCGAGGGCACCTCCTCCATATGTCGTCATGGCAGCCTCTGGGTCAACATCCCCCCCAAGGATCACGAATTCCGTCGTGACAGCTTTCGGGAGTTCAA ACTGAAGCCCGACTTCAATCGTACCATCGAAATCTCCGTTCCCATCTACCAGCCCGGCGCCTTCGCCTTCTACACCACCTATGCCGGCCTGCCCAAGCTCGAGCcgcacctcgccgtcgagccctcgacgacggaccaAAAGTTGGAAAAGACGCCCTTGTACTACATCGATGTCGCTCCGCGGCTGCGGCTCGATGGCAgtccgctgccgctgccggctcTCTCCATGTTCTCGCTCATCGGGAAGCTCATGGGCCGCTTTCCGACCGACTGGGAAAGGCACTTTGCCGGCATCGGCAACCGGGGCTACAACATGGTCCACTTCACCCCCCTCCAGGTTCGCGGCGAATCCAACTCCCCCTTCAGCCTCTACGACCAGCTCGGCTGGGACGCCGACTGCTTCCCCcaaggcgaggccgacgtcgagagAATGGTGGAGAGCCTGGAGAAGAATCACTCGCTGCTCAGCCTGACGGACATTGTCCTCAACCACACCGCCAACAACACCATGTGGCTCCAGGAGCACCCGGAAGCCGGCTACAAcctgacgacggcgccctggCTCGAGTCCGCCTACGTGCTCGACACcaagctgctcgagctgaGCGACAGCATGGAAAGCCTGGGCCTGCCCCTCGATCCCGCGTCCACCGACGATCTGATGCGCATCATGGCGGCCATCAAGACCGAGGTCGTCGCCAAGATTCGCCTCTGGGAGTTctacgccctcgacgtcgaccgcgacgccgacgccgccgtcgaagccTGGACCCTCGGCAAGACCTTccagcccgccgccgacgacgccggcttcgaggaAACCGTCGAGCGGCTCGAGACGGGCAACCTGTCCGCTCAGGTCGACTTTATGAGAAAGTTTTCCCTGCGCGGCCTGGAAAGCCTCGGACCGCGCTACAAGCGAAGCGTCGACcactccgtcgccgccaccatgCTCTCCTTTTCCATGGGCCgcttcgaggccggcaacCCGTCCGCGCCcgacaaggcggcggcgaggacgaggatggtgcAGGTTCTGGACGCCCTGAACGTCGACTTTTACAAGGAGTACGACGCCGACATTGACGAGATCCTCGAGCAGCTCTACAATCGCCTCAAGTAcgtccgcctcgacgagcacggccCCAGGCTCGGCCCCATCACCAAGGCGAACCCCCTCATCGAGACCTACTTCACGAGGCTTCCCTCCaacgcgacgacggccaagcacAAGCCCGgggacctcgtcctcgtgaACAACGGTTGGGTTTGGGCCGGCAACGCCATGGTCGACAACGCCGGCCCGAGCTCGCGCGTCTACCTGCGGCGCGAGGTCATCGTCTGGGGCGATTGCGTCAAGCTGCGATACGGCTCCGGTCCCGACGACAGTCCCTGGCTCTGGCGGCACATGACGGCCTAcgcccgcctcctcgccaaGCACTTTGCCGGATTCCGCATCGACAACTGCCATTCCACGCCGCTGCACGTTGCCGAGcacatcctcgacgaggcccgccGCGTTCGGCCGGACCtctacgtcgtcgccgagctcttCACCGGCTCCGAGGAGATGGACTACGTCTTCGTCAAGAGGCTCGGCCTGAGCTCCCTCATCCGCGAGGCCATGCAGGCTTGGAGCACGTCCGAGCTGAGCAGGCTCGTCCAccgccacggcggccgaccCATCGGGAGCTTCGAGGTCGACAACATCACCCGGTCCGAcacgggctcgccgccgaccagtCCCACCACGACCGGTCCGGACGGTCACCTCTCGCGGGAAATCATCCGCCAGATCAGGCCGACGCCCGTCCACGCCCTCTTCATGGACTGCACGCACGACAACGAAACGCCGGCCCAGAAGCGGGACGCCCGAGACACGCTGCCcaacgccgccctcgtctgCATGTGCTCCAGCGCGACGGGCAGCGTCATGGGATACGACGAGATCTACccgcgcctcgtcgacctcgtcggcgagaagcGGACCTACACGTCCGAGTCGTCCGCTTCGCCCTCGGTCaacatcggcggcggcaagaacggcatcggcggcgtcaaGAAGCTTCTGAACCAGATCCACACCCTCATGGGCAAGGACGGCTACGACGAAACCCACATCCACCACGAGGAGGAGTACATCACCGTCCACAGGGTCCATCCCGGGTCCCGCAAAGGATACTTCCTCATCGCCCACACGGCCTTCCCCGGctacggcaacggcaacggcgccTTCAACCCGGTCCGTCTCACCGGCACGCGCGCGAGGCATCTGGGAAGCTGGatgctcgaggtcgacgcgAGCGAAGAGGCCACCCGGAAGACgcttgccgacgagcagcaccTCCGCGGCCTGCCCAGTCGCGTCGTGGATTTGGCCGGCATCAAGATGGAActgcacggcgacgacaccatcgtcaccgtccgCGACAAGTTCCCCCCGGGGAGCATCGCGCTCTTCGAAACCTGGATTCCCGCGGCCGAGCATTCGGCCGGCCTGGACACGTACGTGACCTCGGGCGCCACCGCGGCCTGGAGCCGCGTCGATCTCATCGACCTCAACTTCCTGCTCTACCGCTGCGAGGCGGAGGAGAAGGACTCGAGCGGTGGCCGCGACGGCACGTACGACATTCCCGGCCACGGCAAGCTCAACTACGCCGGCTTGCAAGGATGGTGGAGCCTTCTCAAGAACATCGTGCGGGACAACAACCTGGCCCACCCCCTGTGCCAAAATCTCCGCGACGGAACTTGGGCTCTCGACTACATCGTGGGGCGGGTCGAGCGGATGAGCAGGACGGCCGGCCACGAGCGGCTCGAGAAGCCTGCCGCCTGGCTCAGGGAGCGATTCGACGCTCTCCGAACCATCCCCAGCTTCCTGCTGCCGCGGTACTTTGGCCTCGTCTTGCGGACGGCCTACCAGGCGAGCTGGAACAGGGGTCTCGAGCTGATGAACGCCAGCGTCAACGAAGGCCAATGGTTTCTGCAGAGCCTCGCCATGGTGAGCATTCAGCAAACGGGCATGGTCAAGTCGGCCTCGCTGTGGCCGAACAAGCCCGTCcccagcgtcgccgccggcctgcctCATTTTGCCGTCGAGTGGGCGAGGTGCTGGGGTCGCGACGTCTTCATCGCCATCCGCGGCCTGTacctcggcaccggccgcttcgccgaggccaaggagcacATCCATGCATTTGCGAGCGTCCTGAAGCACGGCATGATACCCAACCTGTTGAGCAGCGGCGACGCGCCGCGCTACAACGCCCGAGACTCCATCTGGTTCTTCCTGCAGGCGATCCAGGATTACATTCACTTCGCCCCCGGCGGCGCGAGCCTGCTAGGGGAAAAGGTGAAGCGGAGGTTCTTGCCCTACGACGACACGTGGTTCCCGACGGACGATGCGCGGGCCTACTCCAAGGAGAGCACGGTGGAGGACGTCATCCAGGAAGCCCTGCAAAGGCACGCCTCGGGCATGAAATACCGCGAGGCAAACGCGGGGCCCCAGATTGACTCTCAGATGAGCGACGAAGGCTTCAACCAGGACATCAGCGTCGATTGGAGCACGGGCCTCGTCTTCGGTGGCAATCAATTCAACTGCGGCACCTGGATGGACAAGATGGGCGAGAGCGAACGCGCCGGCTCCAAGGGAGTGCCCGGGACCCCTCGCGACGGGGCCGCCATCGAGATCACCGGACTCCTATACAGCACCGTCGCCTGGCTGGCCACGCTGCACAAGGAAGGCAAGTACGCCTACTCGGGCGTGAAAAAGAcggacggcaccgccgtctCGTTCGCCGACTGGGCGAAGCTCATCAAGGGCAACTTTGAGCGGTGCTACTACGTTCCAGTGTCaccggacgacgacgcgaggTACGACGTCAATCCTCGGGTCGTCAACCGACGAGGCATCTACAAGGACCTGTACAGGTCCGGGAAGGAGTACGAGGATTACCAGCTGCGGTGCAACTTTCCCATCGCCATGAGCGTCGCGCCATCCCtcttcgacgccgaccaCGCCATGCACGCCCTCTGCCTCGCCGACAGCGTCCTCCGCGGCCCGACGGGCATGGCGACGCTGGACCCGGCCGACCTCAACTACCGGCCGTACTACCGCAACAGCGAAGACAGCGACGACTTTGCCACGAGCAAGGGACGCAACTACCACCAAGGGCCCGAGTGGCTCTGGCCCACGGGTTTCTTCCTCCGCGCGCTGCTCAAGTTCGACCTCAAGCGGCGCACGACGTCCGAGGGACGGGTCGAGGCCTTCCAGCAGGTGAC